TCGCCTCCGGGTTGTCGTAGTAGCCCGGGGTGACGGTCGCGCCGCTGACGACGATTTCACCCGATTCACCGGGTTCGACTGGTACGTCGTCGGTGTCGACGACGGTCACCTGCGTGAACATCAGGGGTGAGCCGACGGTGCCGAGCGCCTCCCGCGTCTGTGCTGGGCTCGCGGTCGCAATCTGTGAGCTCGTCTCCGTCATCCCGTAGCTGGGGTACAGCGACACGCCGGCCTCGCGGGCCGTCTCGACGAGCGAATCGGGGGTCGGTGCGCCGCCCACGAGGACGAATCGCAGCGACGTCAACACGTCCTCGTCGTCCGTCTCCAGTAGCTCGCGACACATCGTCGGGACCAGCGAGGTCGTCGTCGCGTCCACGCGGTCCAGCTCCGCGAGCGACGCTTCTGGGTCGAAGCTCCCCGGCGAGACGGCGACGCTCGTCCCGTAGAGCACGCTCCGGTACACCGGGGCCAACCCGCCCATGTGGTACATCGGAAGGGTGCAGTACCAGCAGTCGTCGGGGAGCACGCCGAGCCGCCACGACGACGCGGCCGCGCTCGCCGCGAGATTCCCCATCGTGAGCTCGACGAGCTTCGGTCCGCCGGTCGTTCCGGAGGTGGCGAGCAGCGCCGCGGTGCAGTCGCGCGTCCACGACCCGAGCTCGAACGACTCCGGGTCGATGGTCGAGAGGCTTCGCGCCCCCTCGCTCGGCGGGTCGACGGTTGCGAGCGGGCCGTCGAACGCTTCGGTCGCCGTCGCCTCCGTCTCGGCCGTACAGACGAGGGTGTCAACGTCGGCCGCGTCGAGCGCACCGTCGAGCTCCCGGGCCGTCAGCCGGGCGTTCAGCGGGACGAGAACGGCCCCGAGTCGGTTGGCGGCGTGGACGAGCCTGACGAACTCCGGGCGCGTCTCCGCGAGCACGCCGAGGTGGTCGTCGACGCCGACGCCGAAGGCAGCCAACTGCCCGGCGAGGTGTTCGACCTCGTCGTCGAACTCACCGTAGCTGGTCGATTCGCCCGAAGCCGCGTCGACAAGGGCCGTGCTGGCCGGCGTCGCGTGCGCTCGAATCGCCAGCCAGTCACGCATAATCTGCCGGTAACACGGCCGGGGTATTTCCATCTTTCTGTGGCACCGCGGCCACCCCTCCGGTGACGGGTGCCGGGTCGGGCATCTCGCCCGTCGCGAGCAGCGACCCGGTCGCGAGCCCGCAGGCCGACACCGCGGGTATCGCGGCCGCGACGTGGACCGCCGCCGCGCGCGCAATCGGACCGTCGATGGTCGTCGTCACGACCGGCTCGATACCCGCCCCGCGGGCCAGCCCCGCGAGCTCGAGGGCGATATCCGGCCCGCCGAGCGCCATCGGCTTCAGGACGAGATGGGTTATCTCGCTGTCGAGCACGGCGTCGATGCCGTGTTCGTAGAGTCCTTCGTCGAGCGCGATGCCGACGCCCGTATTCGGGAGCGCGGCGAATCCCCCCAAGTCGCTCGCCGGAAGCGGTTGCTCGACGTACGACACGTCGAACGTCGCCAGCGTTTCGAACGCGCGAGTCGCCGTGTCCCGAGTCCAGCCGCCGTTCGCGTCGAGTCGAATCTCGATGTCGGGGGCGACCTCGCGGGCCGCCGCGACGCGCTCGACATCCGCCGCGAGCGGTCGGTTCGCGGCCTTGAGTTTCACGCAGGTGTACCCTTCCCTCACGGCGTCGGCGACGCGCTCGCGGGTCGGTTCGGGCGGGGCGTCCCCGACGGTCGCGTTCACGGGGACCGTCTCGACTCGCTCGTCGCGGCCGAGGTGACGGTAGAGGGGAACACCGTCCTCGCGCGCGTCGGCGTCGAGCAGCGCGAGCGCGACCCCGTGGCGAGCCGCCGGCGGGAGCGTATCGAGGTCGGCCGGCACCGCGTCGGCGAGTGCGTCTCGGCACTCGTCGTAGCTCTCGGTCCACCCCGGCAGGGGACAGGCCTCCCCGACGCCACGACACCCGTCGTCCTCGTCGAGCGTGACGAGAAACCCCTCGCGTCTCGCGATGTCGCCGGCGGCGGTCGCGAGCGGTTCGTGCAAGTCGAGCGCGAACGACTGAATATTCATACGGCAAGCCCCACGGCGAAGAGGAGGCTGTGTGCGAATAGGAGTTTGCCGGTGGTTTCGAGCGCCGGATTCAGCGCCTCGCCGCCCGTTTCCGTGAGGACCGTCCGCGCGAGTCGGGCAGCGAGTGGGAGCGTCACCAGGGGTGCGAGGGTCGCGATGCCGTAGCCCGTCGCGGCGAAGACGACCGGAACGACGTACGCCATCCCGAGCATGAGGAGAAACTCGATTCGCGAACCGGTGTAGCCGAGCGTGACGGCGAGCGTCCGTTTCCCCGCCTTCGCGTCGGTCTCGCGGTCGCGGATGTTGTTCACGATGAGGATACACGTCGACAGGCCCGCTGCTGGAAGTGCGGCGACGACCGCCGCGAGCGGGACGAGGTCGGCCGGGGCGGTGAACGCCGGAACGCCGGCGACTGCGACGGCGGCCGCCTGCACGTAGTAGGTGCCGGTGACGGCGACGAGACCGAAGTAGACGAAGACGAACAAGTCGCCCAGGCCGCGGTAGCCGTACGGGGCCGGACCGCCGGTGTAGGCGATGCCGGACGCGACGGAGGTGAGTCCGACGACGACGATTGCCGGGCCGCCGACCCAGACGAGATACGTGCCGAGCAGGATGGCGAGCGCGAACGTCGCGTACATCGCCCGCTTGACCGCTGCGGGTTCGATGAGGCCGCCCGCGGTGACGCGGGTGAACCCCTCGCGCTCCTCGGTGTCGGCCCCCTGGACGGCGTCGTAGTAGTCGTTCGCGAAGTTGGTCCCGATTTGGAGGAGGAGCGCGCCGACGAGTGCGGCGATGGCCGGCAGCGGGGCGAAGACGCCGCGCTGGAGTGCGACGCCGACGCCGACGACGACCGGTGCGGCCCCGGCCGGGAGCGTCTGTGGCCGTGCGGCCATCAGCCACGCGCGTCGCGTCGTGATGTCGGCGTCGCTCATTACCCCTCGGTAGCAGGGGACCCGACTAAGCGACTGCGATTGGCGAACTGGTGTACCTGTGGTGGCGTCATTGAAGAGTTCGGCTCCGATACCGCGGACTTGTTTGGCGTCAGCTTCAGCCTCGCGACTACTCTCGTTGCTTGGCTCCGGGGAAACAGCACCGCGCCAACCCTTCCCCGGACCGCACACGCGCCACGGGCGCGGTGCGGTAGGCCACCGCCACGGTTGCCTGTGCGGATGGCGTGGGCCGGCGCGCCTCGTGCGCGCCCGTCGTCGCGAGGTCGTCGCGAGGGCACCAAGCGACGGCTTGTCAGAGCGTGCTCTGACAGTGGACGAGCGAACGCAGTGAGCGAGTCGGCTGGGGAGGCGTGTGGACTGTTGTTGTGGATGGACTGAAAGGGGTCCTGAAGTCTGCCATGGCAGACTTCAGGGTCAGCAAGACGCGCAGCGTCTTGCTTAGACGGGCGTGTCGCGCGCGTTTGGTCGGGTCCGTGACAACTATCGGGAGCGAGCGAACGCGAGCGACTGATATGTCACGGGGAGACCGCGACACGCCCGGGGCTTTCGTCCCGTGCTTGTTGATGCAATTTCAGTCAGCAAGCAATGCAACCGAGTATTTCAGGCCATTTACGACGTCAAAACAGCCGAGGTATCCAAGACTAAGACAAACAGAAACGGGTCAGTAGTAGTAGGGGAACTCCGAGAAATCCGGCTCGCGATTCTGGTTGAACGCGTCTCGACCCTCCTGTGCTTCGTCGGTCATGTACCCCAACCGCGTCGCCTCGCCGGCGAAGACCTGCTGCCCGACGAGTCCGTCGGTGTCCATGTTGAACGCGTACTTGAGCATGCGCATGGCGTTGGGCGACTTCGAGAGCATCTCCTCGGCCCACTCCAGTGCGCGCTCCTCGAGTTCGGCCTGCGGGACGACCTCGTTCACCATCCCCATGTCGGCGGCCTCCTCCGCGGAGTAGGTCTTCCCGAGGAAGAACACCTCGCGCGCCTTCTTCTGGCCGATTTGGTGGGCGAGATACGCGCTGCCGAAGCCGGCGTCGTAGCTCCCGACGTCCGGGTCCGTCTGGAGGAACTTCGCCTCGGTTCCGGCGAGCGTCATGTCACAGACGACGTGCAGGGAGTGGCCGCCGCCGACCGCCCACCCCGGCACGACCGCGACGACGGGCTTTGGCATGTGGCGAATCTGGCGCTGGACTTCGAGGATGTGGAGTCGCGGGCCGGGCGTGTCGTCGTCGAGGTCGTCGTCTTCATATTCGTAGCCGGCCTCGCCGCGAATCCGCTGGTCGCCGCCCGAACAGAACGCCCAGCCGCCGTCCTTCGGGGAGGGGCCGTTGCCGGTGATGAAGACACAGCCCACGTCGGTCTGGCGCTTGGCGTGGTCGAGCGCAGTCGAGAGTTCGTCCACCGTCTCCGGGCGGAAGGCGTTGCGGACCTCCGGGCGGTCGAAGGCGATGCGGAGCGCGCCCACCTCGGTCGCGCGGTGATACGTCAAATCACGAAAATCGAACCCCTCGACCGGCTCCCAGCTGTCGGCGTCGAATAGCTCTGAGACCATACCCCGCCAACGGGGGCCACGGCAAAAATCCGGCCGATTACAGCAGGTCCTCCTCGACGCGCGACTGGACCTGCTCGCGCACCCTGTGGCTCGCGTCCGAGTCGAACCGCACTTCGATGACCTGCGTGCCCGACTGGTCGAGACTCGCTGCGTACGCCTCGCGAAAGCCCTCGCGCGTGCTCGCGCGAGCAAACGACAGCGAGTGCAGGTCGGCGGTCGCCGAGAAGTCGAGTCCGTGTGGCGTTCGGAAATACCCCTCGAAGGTGTCGTGGGCCTCGATGGGGAGCAGATGGAAGATGCCGCCGCCGTCGTTGTTGATGAGGACGATGGTCGCGTCCAGCCCGAACCGGTCGAGCGCGAGCAAGCCGTTGGTGTCGTGGTAGTAGGCCAGGTCCCCCGTGACGAGCACGAGGGGGTCGTCGCTCGCGCTCTTCGCCCCGAGCGCCGTCGAGGTGATCCCGTCGATGCCCGAGACGCCACGATTGCCGAGCGTGGTCACCTCGCGCGCACTCGGCCGGGCGAACCGGTCCATGTCCCGAACGGGCATGGAGTTGGAGACGAAGACGGTGCTCGGGTCCGGCGCGCGGGCGAGGGCGTCGGCCACGACCTGCCCCTCGAAGAAGCGGTCCTCGTCGGCGACGAGGGGCCAGTACGCACGCTCCAGCGCGGCGAGTCGGTCTGCGTACGGCGTCTCGTCGGGCGCGGTGAGTCGGTCGGCGAGCGAGCGCGCCAGCCGAGTCGGCTCCGCGACGAGGGCCTCCGTCGCCGCGAACTCGGCCTCGCGCCAGCCGCCGGCCGGGTCGACGAGATACTGCCGGAGCGACGGGTCTGCCGTCGCGAGTGCGGCCAGCCGCTTCCGGAGCGGCTTCGAGGTCGGCGACGCGCCGAATCTGAGCACGAGGTCGGGCGCGCGCTCGTCGGTCAAGCCGTCGGCCCACGCGTCGTAGCCGCCGAGTATCGTCACGCCGTCCTGCTCGGTGTGGGGGCCGAATCGCAGTCCCGACAGCGGGTCCGCGAGCACGGGAAAGCCGGCCGTGCGAGCCAGCGCGGCGAGGGCACCGCGATCGGGCGTCGGCTCGTCGGACGGACCACAGACGATGAGGCCCCGCTCTGCCGACTCGATGGCCGACACGAGGTCGGCGTGGTCGCCCGCCGCGAGCGTCGGCGTCCCCTGCGTGGTCTGGACGAACGGGCCGTCCCGACCCTCCGCCGCGAGCGGGTGCGCGTCGAGCCACGCCTCGGACACGTCGTCGGTCTCGACGGTCGGCTCCAGCGGCTTCCGGAACGGGACGTTCAGGTGGACGGGACCGGGGTTCGTCGCCGTCGTCGTGGCGACACCGCGGGAAATCGCAGTTCGGAGCGCCCGGAGCTTCCGGTCGTGGACCTCCGGTTCGGGGAGGGTGCGCTGGTGGCGCAGCGAGTCGCCGTAGAGGTTCGACTGCGAGACGGTCTGGTTCGCGCCCGAGTCGTCGAGTTCGGGCGGTCGGTCGGCAGTGAGCAGGAGCATCGGCACGCGAGCGCGGCCGGCCTCCATCACGGCCGGGTGGTAGTTCGCGAGCGCCGTCCCCGAGGTGCAGACGAGCGGCGTCGGCTTGCCCGTCTGTTTGGCGCGTCCGAGCGCGAAGAAGGCCGCCGAGCGCTCGTCCAGCTGCGAGTACGTCTCGATGTCCGGGTGGTGGGCGAAGGCGACCGTCAGCGGCGTCGAGCGCGACCCCGGCGAGAGCACCGCCGCGTCGACGCCCGCCTTCGCGAGTTCGTCGACGATGATTTCGCCCCACAGCGTGTTGACGTTTGGTGGCGTCATTCGAGTTCGTCGAGCATCGGCCGGTACTTGAGCTGCACTTCGTCCCACTCGGCGTCGGGGTCGGAGTCCTCCACGATGCCGACGCCGGCAAACAGGGTGGCCGTGTCGCCGGCGGTCACGGCAGAGCGAATCGCCACGGCGAAGCTGCCGTGGCCGGCGGCGTCGAACCAGCCGACCGGCGCGGCGTACCAGCCGCGGTCGAACGACTCGGTGTCGCGAATCGTGGCCAGCGCGCGGTCCGGGGGGAGGCCCCCGACGGCCGGCGTCGGATGGAGCGCCTCCACCAGCGTCAGGACGTGTTCGTCGTCGGACAGCGTCGCCGTAATCGGCGTTTCGAGGTGTTGGACCGTGGCGAGTCGGCGCACGTCGCGCTCGCCGGTCGAGATGGTAGCCGCGAACGGGGCCAGCTGGTCGCGAATCGCGTCCACGACGATGTCGTGCTCGTGGACGTTCTTCTCGTCGCGGCGAAGCTCGTCCGCCAGCCACTCGTCCTCGGCGGGGGTGTCGCCGCGCCCGGTCGTCCCCGCGAGTGCCCCCGTCGCGAGCGTTCGCCCGCGGAGGGTGGCGAGTCGTTCGGGCGTCGCGCCGATGAACGCCGGCGTCGGCTCCGTGTCCCCGGTCGGCTCGAACAGGAATCGGTAACAATCGGGGTAGGTGTCGGCGAGTCGGGCGGTCACCTCGTGGGCGGCGAGCGGGCCGTCCAGCCGCGCCCGGAGGGCCATCGCGAGGACGACCTTCCGGAGTTCGCCGGCGGCGATGCGGTCGGTCGCGTCCGTCACCGACGCCCGCCACGCCTCCTTCGTCGTCGTGCGCTCGCGCTCGACGACGCTGGACGCGCGCATCGTCTCTGGAGTCGGGAGATTCGACAGGTTCGTCGCCGTGTCGTCGAGTTCGTCGGTGACGACCTCGGCGGTGGCGTCCGGGCCGACGCCGTTCACCGTCAGCCACGCCGCGTCGTCGGTGTAGGTGACCTGCCGGCGCGGGAGGACGAACTGCGCGCTCGGAAACGCCCCCCACGGCTCCTCGGTCGTGTCGTGTTCGTCGTGGAAGGCGAAGCCGCCGAACAGCCGCGGACGGGCGGCCTCGGTGCCGGCGTGGACGTCCCCCTCGGCGAACAGGCGGTCGGCGGCCGCCCGCACGTCACCGAACCGGTCCTCGCCGCCGGCAGTGAGCGTCGCCGCGGCTCCCGACCCGATGACGGTCTCTTCGCCGTCGCCGCTCCAGAACACGCGCGGAGTCGCGGCGTCGGCCAGCGCGGCCCGTGCAGGGGGCGCGGAGATCTCGCGCGCACGGGAGACGACCCGCATCTCGTCGCCGAGCGATTTCATTACCCCACGGTAGGGGTGCCACTGGCTTATGTATCCCGTTCGGGTACCCCGTCTCAGGCGTACCGTTCCTCGTTCCAGGGGTTCGCCGTGTTGGAGTAGCCCCGCTTTTCCCAGTAGCCGCGTTCCGGCTCGGTCAGGAACTCGATTCCGGTGAGCCACTTGGCCCCTTTGTACGCGTAGCGGTGCGGGACGACGACCCGGACGGGTCCCCCGTGGTCGGCGGGGAGGCGCTCGCCGTCGTGTTCCCACGTCACGAGCAGCTCGCGGCGGTCGCACACGTCGAGCGGGAGATTCGTCGTGTAGCCGTCCGCGGCGTGGAACATGACGTGGACCGCCTCGTCTGTCACGCCGGCCGCCTCCGTGATGGTCGGGAACGTGACGCCCGTGAACTCGTTGTCGAGTCGCGACCACCCCGTCACGCAGTGGAAATCCTGTCGCTGGGTCTCGGTGTCGAGTTCCCGCAGCGCATCGAAGTCGAGTTCGAGCCGTTCGTCGACGGCTCCCCACACGTCGAGCGTCCACTCGCTCAGGTCGACGGACGGTGTACCGGACTTCGACAGGACGGGAAACCGCGTCGTCTCGCGTTGTCCCGGCGGGACGCGCTCGCCGTCGAACTCTTCGTGGAGGGAGGTGGCGTCGTACATACGCTCGAATACGGCTCAGTCGACGTTAGCCTGCCGCTCTCCTCGCTTGCGAACGGACAAGAAATTTGTCGGTATCGGTAGCCCAAATTCGTCTCTCGTTAAATTATCCAGTACTGTTAAATGCCCCAGCATCAAATTTTGATGCAACATGGTGAAAGCCGACATCACGGTGCCGGAGCATCTCGAGATGCAACTCACGCAGCTCGTCGAGCAGGGCGAGTTCGAGAGCCGGGAGGAGGCCATCGAAGACGTGCTCTCTGCGGGGATTCGCGCCTACAAGACCTCGGGACCGATGGAGGACGAAGAGCCGAGCTACGAGGAAGACGGGATGATGGGCCACGACGACGAGTACGTCTTCTAATCGTGTAACTGGGTTCCACACAAGGTTTATCGGCGTTTCTACGGAACTACGCGCATGCACAAAGAGGAACTGCTCGAGCTCCACGGCCACATGGTCGAGATCATGCAGACGTTCCGCGAGATGGACGCCGTCGAGACGAACGCCTTCGACGCCTACGACGAACTCGACGTGGAGCCGGGCGACGTACACAAATCGAAAAGCGAGCACAAACACGCCGTCTTCGTCCTCGGAAACGCGCTCGCAGACGTGATGAGCGACGACGAGTTCTCCGACGCCGGCCGCATCGGCAAGCGCATGGAGGAGCTCGCGAAAGACGCACAAAACAAGCTGTAGCCTCGTTAGCACTCTCGGCTGCGTGTCACGCCATCTCGTGGCAAGAATCATTACGGTCCCCCACGAGATACGGATATGCCCGGAGGTCACACCCAGACACTGCGGCCGTTCCTGTGGCGCGCGAGCAAACTGTACCCGGACACCGAAATCGTCTCTCGCGACCACGACGGCATCAGCCGGACGACGTACAGCGAGTACGCCGGTCGCACGGCACAGCTTGCGAACGCGCTCGACGACCACGGCATCGAACACGAAGACCGCGTCGCGACCTTCTGTTGGAACACCGAACGCCACTACGAGACGTACTTCGGCGTTCCGTCGATGGGCGCACAGCTGCACACCATCAACCCACTGCTGCCGGACGAACACGTCCGGTACATCGTCGACAACGCCGACGACGAACTCATCTTCGTCGACCCGTCGCTCGCGGAGAAGCTCGCGGGCGCAGCCGAGGGAGCCGAGGAGTTCGACGGCGTCGACTTCGTCGTGATGGGCGACGAGGAGGTAGATGTGCTCGACGCGCCGGACTACGAGTCGTTCCTCGACGGCCACGACACGGAGTACGACTGGCCCGACCTCCCCAGCGACCAGCCCGCCGGCATGTGTTACACCTCCGGCACGACGGGGAAGCCGAAGGGCGTCGAGTACACCCAGTCGATGCTGTGGAGCCACACGATGACGACGCTCACCCCGCAGGGGATTCCGATGGAGGACGACGACGTGGTGATGCCGGTCGTCCCGATGTTCCACGTCAACGCGTGGGGGATGCCCTTCACCGCGACCGCGGCGGGCTCGAAACACGTCTACCCCGGTCCCTCGCCCGACCCGGAGGACATCGCGATGCTCATCGAGGAGGAGGGGGTCACCGTCACCGCCGGCGTCCCGACGGTGTGGCTCGGCCTGATGGAGTACTGTGAGGACAACGAGGTCGACCTCACCTCTCTGGACCGCATCATCGTCGGCGGCTCCGCCGCACCGCGGTCGATGATTCGGTGGTTCGACAACCGCGGCGTCGAGGTGCTCCACGCGTGGGGCATGACGGAGATGTCGCCCATCGGGAGCGTCTCGATGCTCAAGTCCGACCTCGAGGACGCCGACTACGAGACCCAACTCGACAAGCGGGGCAAGCAGGGTATCATGGTCCCCGGTATCGAGTTCAAGGTCATCGACGAGAACGACGAGGAGATCGCCTGGGACGGCGAGGAGTTCGGCGAACTCCACGTCCGCGGGCCGACGATTACGAAGGAGTACTTCAAGCGTCCCGAGGCGAACGAGGAGGACTTCGAGGACGGGTGGCTCAAGACCGGCGACGTGGTGAGCGTCGACCCGGACGGCTACATCCAGATCGTCGACCGCGCGAAGGACGTCATCAAATCCGGCGGCGAGTGGATTTCCTCGGTCGAACTGGAGAACGCGATCATGGCCCACGACGACGTGACCGAGGCGACCGTCGTCGGTGTCCCCCACGAGAAGTGGCAGGAGCGACCCGTGGCGTTCGTCGTGCCGGCCGACGGGGCCGACCGCGACACGCTCGAAGAGGGAATTATGGAGCTGTTGCGCGACGAGTACCCGAAGTGGTGGCTCCCGGACGCCGTCGAGTACATCGAGGAGGTACCCAAGACGGCGACGGGGAAGTTCTCGAAGAAGGACCTGCGCGAGCAGTACAGCGGTGACCGCCTGCTCGCGGGCAACACGCCCGACGAGGCGGCCCCCGGCCAGGACGACTGACGCGTAAACGCACGAGAACTGTTTACACGTTTCAGGAGGTATTTACTGCCGGAACTCCAACCTTCCGTATGGATTTACTGGACGATACCGTCGTGCCCGAGCACGCACACGACATCAAGCAGGAGGCCCGCGAGTTCGCCGAGGAGCACATCGAGCCGAACGCCGAGGAGTACCACCGCTCCGGTGAGTACCCGTGGGAGGTGCTCGAAGCCGGCATGGACGCGAACCTCATCGCCCAGGACATCAGCGAGGAGTACGGCGGGCGCGGACTCGACCTGCCGCAGGTCCTCGCGGTCGCGGAGGAGTTTTACCGTGCCGACGCCGGCATCGCCCTGACGCTCCAGCTCGCGAGCTTCGGTGCCGGCATCATGGAGGAACACGGCACCGACGAGCAGTGTGAGGAGTATCTGCGTCCCGTCGCCGAGAACGACCAGATTACCGGCCTCGCCGTCTCCGAACCCGAGACCGGCTCCGACCTGGCCGGCATGACCACGAGCGCCGAGAAGGACGGCGACGAGTGGGTGCTCAACGGGGAGAAGTACTGGGTCGGCAACGGCGTGGAGGCCGACTGGGTGACGCTGTACGCGAAGACCGGCGACGACCCCGACAACAGATACGGCAACTACTCGATGTTCATCGTCCCGACGGACACCGAGGGGTACGAGGCCCAACACATCCCCGAGAAGATGGGGATGCGCGCCTCGAAGCAGGCCCACATCGTGCTCGATGACGCCCGGATTCCGGAGGAGAACCTCATCGGCGTCGAGGGGGGTGGCTTCTACATGCTCGCGGACTTCTTCAACCACGGCCGTATCGTGGTCGGGGGCCACGGGCTCGGGCTGGCGGCCGCCGCCATCGAGGAAGCGTGGGAGTTCGCCCACGGCCGCAACGCCTTCGGCCGCACCATCAACGAGTTCCAGTCCGTCCAGCACATCCTCGCGGACATGCGACTGGAGTTCGAGTCGGCGCGCGCGCTCAACTGGCGTGCCGCCGAGAAGGTCGAGAACGACGACCACGGCGGCTTCTGGGCGTCCATGGCGAAGGTGAAGTCCACGGAGGTCGCCAACGACTGCGCCGAACGCGGGATGCAGCTTCACGGCGGTCGCTCCGTCCTGCTTGAGAACAAGATTTCACGCGTCTACCGCGACGTTCGCATCCCGGTCATCTACGAGGGCGCAAACGAGATTCAGCGCAACCTCATCTACCGACAGGCACCGAACTAACCCGAGCGCACACTGTTTTTAGCGTCGCCGGCCGTACGTGAACGCATGTCGTACGACGTGCATCTGCTCGACAGGGGCCGCATCGAAGCCGACGCGAACTTCGTCCTCGACGGTTCCGTGGCCGCGACCGCCGGCAATCAGAATCCCGACCTCCGGTACGAGGAGTTTCTCGTCTGGAATCTCGTCATCGACCACCCGGAGGCGACCGTCCTCTTCGATACCGGCTCACACCCCGAGGCGGGCGACGGCTACTGGCCCGCGCCGCTGTATCAGGCCTTCGCGCACGTCGACGCGGCCGACCACGACCTCGAAGCCGACCTGAACGCGGCGGGCTTCGAACTCGACGACATCGACGCCGTCGTGATGTCGCATCTCCATCTCGACCACGCCGGCGGGCTGTACCACTTCGACGGGACCGACGTGCCCATCTACGTCCACGAGCGCGAAATCGAGTTCGCCTACCGGTCGGCGAAGACGGACTCCGGCTCTATCGCCTACTTCGCGCCCGACTTCGAGCACGACCTGAACTGGACGGTCGTGGAGGGCGACCGCCAGCTCGTTCCGGGCGTCGAACTGCTCCACCTGCCCGGTCACACGCCCGGACTGCTCGGGGCGCGCATCGACCGCGACGGCGAGACGCTGCTCGTCGTCGGCGACGAGGCCTACTGGCAAGAGAACTACGAGGGTCAGTCGATGGCCGCTTCGCTGCTGTGGGACAATCAGGCGTGGAAGGAATCGCTCGCGTACGTGCAGGACCTCGAACGCCGGACCGACGCCGACGTGCTGCTCGGCCACGACATGGCGATGCTAGAGCGATTTGAAGACGGATGGTGAACCCGCATCGAACAGAGCGGGTTCGACAGGTGGTGAGCCTGCATCGAGCAGAGCGGGCTCGACGGGGTAGCCGGTAAGATGGAGCGACGCTGTCCGGACTGCGGCGTGGCGATGGAGTCTTGCTTCGGACGTACGTCGAAACCGACGAGTAGCTACTGGGCGACGAGCCCGTACGTCTCGTTGAGGTACTCGAGCAGCCAGTCGACGGTTTCGGGGTCGTAGGTCCAGAAGCCGTAGAACGACCGCGGCTCGCGCTCCTCCGCGACGAGCGCGCACTTGTTCACGTCGACGCCGCCGCCGTCGTAGACGACGAACCACGACTCGCGGATCTCGTCCGAGCGCTCGACGTGGATTGTGAGGTCGGTGTCGTGTTGCGGCACGTCGTCGTCGGGGGCGGCGTAGGCGTG
This portion of the Halosegnis longus genome encodes:
- a CDS encoding class I adenylate-forming enzyme family protein, giving the protein MRDWLAIRAHATPASTALVDAASGESTSYGEFDDEVEHLAGQLAAFGVGVDDHLGVLAETRPEFVRLVHAANRLGAVLVPLNARLTARELDGALDAADVDTLVCTAETEATATEAFDGPLATVDPPSEGARSLSTIDPESFELGSWTRDCTAALLATSGTTGGPKLVELTMGNLAASAAASSWRLGVLPDDCWYCTLPMYHMGGLAPVYRSVLYGTSVAVSPGSFDPEASLAELDRVDATTTSLVPTMCRELLETDDEDVLTSLRFVLVGGAPTPDSLVETAREAGVSLYPSYGMTETSSQIATASPAQTREALGTVGSPLMFTQVTVVDTDDVPVEPGESGEIVVSGATVTPGYYDNPEATREAFGPHGFHTGDAGYRDESGKLWVLNRLTDRIITGGENVDPGEVVDVLRDHPDVEDAFVAGVPDDRFGQRVAALLVGPDTTESVEAFARDRLAGFKIPRQWQLVDTLPRTASGTVDRAAANLLLEDADGTR
- a CDS encoding mandelate racemase/muconate lactonizing enzyme family protein codes for the protein MNIQSFALDLHEPLATAAGDIARREGFLVTLDEDDGCRGVGEACPLPGWTESYDECRDALADAVPADLDTLPPAARHGVALALLDADAREDGVPLYRHLGRDERVETVPVNATVGDAPPEPTRERVADAVREGYTCVKLKAANRPLAADVERVAAAREVAPDIEIRLDANGGWTRDTATRAFETLATFDVSYVEQPLPASDLGGFAALPNTGVGIALDEGLYEHGIDAVLDSEITHLVLKPMALGGPDIALELAGLARGAGIEPVVTTTIDGPIARAAAVHVAAAIPAVSACGLATGSLLATGEMPDPAPVTGGVAAVPQKDGNTPAVLPADYA
- a CDS encoding 1,4-dihydroxy-2-naphthoate polyprenyltransferase; the encoded protein is MSDADITTRRAWLMAARPQTLPAGAAPVVVGVGVALQRGVFAPLPAIAALVGALLLQIGTNFANDYYDAVQGADTEEREGFTRVTAGGLIEPAAVKRAMYATFALAILLGTYLVWVGGPAIVVVGLTSVASGIAYTGGPAPYGYRGLGDLFVFVYFGLVAVTGTYYVQAAAVAVAGVPAFTAPADLVPLAAVVAALPAAGLSTCILIVNNIRDRETDAKAGKRTLAVTLGYTGSRIEFLLMLGMAYVVPVVFAATGYGIATLAPLVTLPLAARLARTVLTETGGEALNPALETTGKLLFAHSLLFAVGLAV
- a CDS encoding 1,4-dihydroxy-2-naphthoyl-CoA synthase, coding for MVSELFDADSWEPVEGFDFRDLTYHRATEVGALRIAFDRPEVRNAFRPETVDELSTALDHAKRQTDVGCVFITGNGPSPKDGGWAFCSGGDQRIRGEAGYEYEDDDLDDDTPGPRLHILEVQRQIRHMPKPVVAVVPGWAVGGGHSLHVVCDMTLAGTEAKFLQTDPDVGSYDAGFGSAYLAHQIGQKKAREVFFLGKTYSAEEAADMGMVNEVVPQAELEERALEWAEEMLSKSPNAMRMLKYAFNMDTDGLVGQQVFAGEATRLGYMTDEAQEGRDAFNQNREPDFSEFPYYY
- the menD gene encoding 2-succinyl-5-enolpyruvyl-6-hydroxy-3-cyclohexene-1-carboxylic-acid synthase, with translation MTPPNVNTLWGEIIVDELAKAGVDAAVLSPGSRSTPLTVAFAHHPDIETYSQLDERSAAFFALGRAKQTGKPTPLVCTSGTALANYHPAVMEAGRARVPMLLLTADRPPELDDSGANQTVSQSNLYGDSLRHQRTLPEPEVHDRKLRALRTAISRGVATTTATNPGPVHLNVPFRKPLEPTVETDDVSEAWLDAHPLAAEGRDGPFVQTTQGTPTLAAGDHADLVSAIESAERGLIVCGPSDEPTPDRGALAALARTAGFPVLADPLSGLRFGPHTEQDGVTILGGYDAWADGLTDERAPDLVLRFGASPTSKPLRKRLAALATADPSLRQYLVDPAGGWREAEFAATEALVAEPTRLARSLADRLTAPDETPYADRLAALERAYWPLVADEDRFFEGQVVADALARAPDPSTVFVSNSMPVRDMDRFARPSAREVTTLGNRGVSGIDGITSTALGAKSASDDPLVLVTGDLAYYHDTNGLLALDRFGLDATIVLINNDGGGIFHLLPIEAHDTFEGYFRTPHGLDFSATADLHSLSFARASTREGFREAYAASLDQSGTQVIEVRFDSDASHRVREQVQSRVEEDLL
- a CDS encoding isochorismate synthase, with amino-acid sequence MKSLGDEMRVVSRAREISAPPARAALADAATPRVFWSGDGEETVIGSGAAATLTAGGEDRFGDVRAAADRLFAEGDVHAGTEAARPRLFGGFAFHDEHDTTEEPWGAFPSAQFVLPRRQVTYTDDAAWLTVNGVGPDATAEVVTDELDDTATNLSNLPTPETMRASSVVERERTTTKEAWRASVTDATDRIAAGELRKVVLAMALRARLDGPLAAHEVTARLADTYPDCYRFLFEPTGDTEPTPAFIGATPERLATLRGRTLATGALAGTTGRGDTPAEDEWLADELRRDEKNVHEHDIVVDAIRDQLAPFAATISTGERDVRRLATVQHLETPITATLSDDEHVLTLVEALHPTPAVGGLPPDRALATIRDTESFDRGWYAAPVGWFDAAGHGSFAVAIRSAVTAGDTATLFAGVGIVEDSDPDAEWDEVQLKYRPMLDELE